From the genome of Saccharomyces kudriavzevii IFO 1802 strain IFO1802 genome assembly, chromosome: 16:
TTGTCCTGAAACCCACAGAAATTTTGTCCTTCTTGAAGAACGTTCAAAAAAACGAGTTATTAAAATATGGTGCATATGGTATTCAGTTAATAGGGTTTTATTCTGTTGGCGAAGTgattggaagaagaaagttgGTGGGATATAAGCATCATTAGGCTTTTAATTTTATCTATTCAGGAAGACCTTGTATATTCATTAATCAGACATGTAAGTCGACGTACATACAAAGAGAACAAAAGTAGataaagaatatatatattcgACGCTatctttagttttttttacagcATGAAATGACAAGAAGGCCATACTTAAATTAGGCTTCTTCTCATTACTCAAATAAAGCGTACGCCTAAAAAAAGGTACATTATGTTTATATATCGGACATGGCTGCCGATTGTAAATATAGAGAATTTTCGttgaattctttgattGAACATATGAAAGAGAACCCATTAATGTATTATTTTGATTAGCGAATGGCTATGAAGtcaattttgagaaaactTTTCACattccaaagaaaaaaaatggtgctgttttgaaaatacTAACaaatacatacatatatatacagagattgaggaagaaaagaacgCTATTCATTAATACCTCTTAGATGTTCTTGAAACTTTTTGTAAACCGAAGGATCAAATTTAGAAAAGTTATTGTCTAAATCAATGAATGTTTTCGCAATCTGGCAACTTTTATAGTAATAATTAGCATGCTTTCCATCCTCGGAATAAATATTTTGCCGCGTGAGCTCATTTTTGTTATCAGCTACTGTCTTTTCATTACCTGTGTCATCGCCTATGCAAAATCTCTTGCAATTTCCTTTGTTATTCATTTTATTATCAGGGGAGGGaataaaacttttgaataattcaTAAGCGGCCAGAGTGAAACCAAATTGAGGTGAACTTCTCAGGACACGGGCGCCACCgcctttgaaaaagcttCTGAAGCTCTCTTCCCTTAAGATAGTGCGAATGGCATGGAAAATACCGTTGTACTTTGTCTCACCTTTTCTAGGATCTATTTGTAGTCTTGTTTTTATGACATCGAAGGGTGTAGTCAAAAAGGCCGCCGGCATACCAGCAATGGCACCGGCAGTCAAAAGCTCCCACGTTTTCAATCGGCTTCTCTTTGTCTTATCATTCGGatcaaaattgaaaagatcttttttcaaatgtgCATAAGTAGGGAAATAAATGGCCGAGAATGGAACATCCCTCATTAAGCAGGCTGCTACACCATTATACAGACCTTTCAATCCTAGCCTTTTAACAATTTGGGTTGCTGTTTCATTAGCCCGTTGTATGTTTTCACCAACGTAATCAGATTGAACCTGTAACCTGATCTTTACAATTTCTAATGGATTAGTAAATATAACCTGACATGCGCCCGCCGAAGCGCCCGAAATAATTTCAGGTAAGAGACTCAGCTTGCCATTTTTATCCGTCAATCTGTTCCTCATAAAATCATTGACAGTCAATTTGATCGCCTTCTCAGGAGCGACCCCTATCAATTGCGGCCCAAGACCAGAATAAAGACCCTTTATCCCCTCACGCGATACAATCTTCAGCAGACAATCAATTGAATTCTTAAATTGGGCTAACGATCTTTGAGCTTGcattcttgtttttatGAAGTCAATTGGATACACTACAGTTGCCCCAATGCAACCTGCAATGGAACCTAAGGAAAAGTTGTATAACGAATCGAAGATAGGATAGAAGTAATAATTAATGTACAATGATTcgttttggtttttttgtaattccATATGGTGAACTAAATCATTCAAGTAATTTGGATTTAGAATTTTCATGAAATCTTCAATCGTTAAGTCAGAAAGCATGGTTGCTTTATCGTTTTTACCTCCAAACATAGATTCGAACAAACCAGTACTTGCCTTAGAAGCTTTTTTAATCCCAGAGTCCTGATCAAAACCGTCCGACATATCGTGGTAGTAGTCATTAAAGCTTTgcaggtttttttttgacttgCTTATCCCATGTAAATATTCGTTGtggataaaaaaatcaatttctgAATCATAATGATGATCCTTCAGGAGCTCACTGTCTCGATCCTTATTCCTCTTTCTCAATcttctattttcttttgaatttgcaaCGATAGAAAACAACAGGTTGATTTGGGAAGGAGAGAACTCAACAATATTGTTAACCTTGTTGTACTGGACATTTAAAACTGTCatgaaatcatttttcgtaattatttgttctttaatttcttgcTCGGTCAAATTATTTTCAGTAACGTACTTGTGCAGTAGCTGGTTCAGTAAATCGAAATTctgaaataaataaaatacatCCTTGAACACATTGTATGGAATAGAATTATTGTCTGATTTCAATAGTTCAGTGtttgataaatttaaaGAGGAGAAGATATCCGCGGACACCCTATGAGAATAAAATAACCTTAAAAGATAAATGAGTTGATTTTTGCTTAGAGCTAAACGATGTCCTTGTGAGTCCATCTGTGCTAATCTATCAAACCCtataaatattttttcattcttaagatcattttgtaaaatggTAACCAGAGAATTTAAGCTCAAAAACGCTTCATCTTCATGATAACATTTgtagaatttcaaaaattggaagTTATGCCAGTCAAGTAGTAACTTGTTATCTTTCACAAAATCGTCGTCAACTGATTCATGCAGCAGTCGAATagtttctttgaattggTCTAAATTTAAAAGAAGCTCGTCAAAACTTAAGAATTTATTGCCGTAATTTATCGATTTAATTCTATCATCGGCCGCCTTTAAACTAAACGACGAACTACCAAgctcttttttctgtttcgctttgatattttctacGTCAAATTTTCTAAAGAACTcatataaaataataagATGATAATTGTCGTATTCTAGtaaattgttgaaataGAACCAATCATTTAGGGTCAAATATCCCTTATTTTGTTCATCtatagcaaaaaaaatacatccGAATGCGTTCTTAGGTATTTGATTCAAGTTAAACGAGTGATCTGTGAACTTGGGGTATATCGTCTTTGAGCTGGATATtaattcaatgaaatcatCATAAGTTAAAATTAGTTCACCTGTAACTTTGCCCATATTGGATTTTCGATTTGAAGCTTTAGAGTTATCCGAGTTCGATGTAGGCATATTATCATTACTAATACAAATAGGCGTGCCCTCTTTCGTCAGCACACTTGCAAAATACCTGAATACTTCTAATTgctgctttttctttccactATTCGAGTTGACTTGTTccataataatataataagTTCTAATGTCGGTAGCAAAGCTGCATACTATCAAGTCAAAGTATGAGAGTTATAtgattcttcaaaaagtaCGGTTCACAAAGAAGGGATTGGAGTTATCTTGAAGTTATAGCAAGTGCGAGTTCGTAGATAAAACTTGAAATTCAGGTAAGCTGAGAGGTCAAACCTTGAGACAAAATGAACAAGTCCGTGTTGGGGCCGTAGCGTATGTTTATGCTTTAACGTTTACTTCCTCTGCTTCGAATGTCGAGTAGTTTTGAGATTTTATGCATGTTTCGAGactttttttcagcatGCCCGCAGTGCTCCCCTAAATCGATTCTACAGAAATTTTCATAACCGCTTACAGAGGAATGACAGATAGTGAAAATTCCTCCTCCTACATGACACGAATCTCAGTTATATACATGATAAGTTTGTATTTAATAATTCTACAATCTACCAGTTGTGGAAGTTTTATGATCACTCCATTGCTTTCACAATAAACAGGCTAAATTATCATtataaagaatataaacTAAACATCAAACATGTTATGGCATGTGGGCGACGTTTTCCCCAGACTCCTCTCTAAGCAGTTATCGAAGAGTCTCCCAAATTCGCGCCCTAAATCCCAGTAACTCTTGCTAAAAGTATCCCTCATAAATTGCATCATCCCACATAAAAAGTGGGTATTAGAAATTTGCTGTAGCATACTTGCTTTTGCccaaatttcattttgaaagcTAAGTACATCGAGTGAGCTGTCTACATACAAGTTTTGGTACATTCTTAACAAGTATACTTCAAAACTTTCCATAGGAAGGTAgttctccttctttttcaagttgTTCTTTGCAATCGCCGATCCATTATCGCCGCCGGGGCTAATCTTGCTTTTATTATTGCTGTCCTTTGACTGAGAGCACTCCTTGTTCGAGGCATCCACATTGTTCCATATGCTGACTTCACATCCATGCAGCGCAAAATTACATGACCAAATAAGAAGCGAAGTTAATGCAATAGCATATGGCCTGGTAAATACGGGATCAGAATTCACATTGTAATTTCTAACAACAACTGGGAAGCTATTCTCTTTGATGATAAAcatttcaaacaaaaattggaaaGCGTAAATGACAGCTACACCGCCGTTGTAGGGGTCTTTTGCGAATTGGAGAATCCTCCGACTGATCATGTCGTATTCGTCGCGGCCAATTGGAACGTTCATTCTCCAAGGCGCTCctgcatatatataataatcGTGATGCAGAATACGTAAAACGATTTGAGAAATATGAATGACGGGTATTTTACAATTAGAAGGATTATCGGAGGAAAGTAAGTCtaaatcatcatcgtctGCTTCATCTCCGTTGTCCTGCTTACTTTCATCGTTCCTTGAGGCCTCTTCAGGGGGGGTATTTATTCTACATGCTTTCGGATCTGTACAACTCTTTTGAACTTCATGAAGCCAATAGTTCATTGCAAAAGATAGAATGTCTTTCCAAGAAAGGCCTAGATGATCAGTAATGCCACCTCTGAAGTTCGTGATAAAATAATCACCATTAACTTCCTCCTGGCACTgaaataaaattgaaattatcCCTGCTAAAAGAATCTTTTTACCGAAGAGACTTTGAATGTTCCAGTTTGTAGTATCTTCTAAGCCTATTTGGCTACTCTCCTTGCCACCATTATtaactttgtttttctgtATATTATTGTTGTGTAAGATTTGAACGAcgtttttcattaattgCATCAATGCAGACAAAAATGTGTTATTCTCATCCCTTTTTGTACTGCCATACCCATGTTCCATTAAAGTTTCGTAGCTCAAATCGTAAGACTCCCAGACTTGATCTGGACAAGGTAAAGTTAGTTGAATCTGGTTGCTATTTATGAATAAATTCCAATAACCAAACACTACGGCATGCGTAGTGTCCATGTAGAATGCGTAAAATGCTATTCTCTTCagcatttcaaaatcaatcCACCTTTTATAAACTTCTTGCGGGTCCTGAATTGGACTTTCTCCCGAAGTTTTGCCAGTCTTAACCATTAATGGATGGCCACCTAAGGAAGGTGTTCGCCTTAACAATTGGATGGTTGTTCCATGGTGTAAGAAAGACCTTTCGTGTAAATATCTATTTGTACTGGTTTTTTCGTATCCCTCTACTAATAGTaaactttgaataatgTAAGTCTTGGAAGGCGGTTGAAAATCAGcatgagaaaaaattatccaTCTTAAAGGGCCACAAATTGGATCACTAATTTGTTCACGATATTCGCTTCCCAGAAAACTTGCGCCAGTCATGATTAGGGCCAAGTTCAAAATCGCAGGCTGTTTGTCCACGTGGAAGGAAGGTTTATGGAGTAGGCCGTATTGTGGGTGAAAATTCAACCAAAATGACTTTAACGATTTGTGTATAGCGTCAATTGATACGTAGCGCAGTTCTGGAACAAACGCAAACATTTCTTGACACTTCTCTTTACATATCTTATACTTTGTTGTAGGATGAGGATGGAAAAACGACGGGACGCTCTTCATTGAATGGCGCAATTGTTCTTTGTAATTTAGAGAGGAATTTCTTGCCACCCCAGAATCTTTGGAAGATGTCCGTTTTAGTTTGTTTATATTTAGCTTTTGACTGGAAATGTTGTCCTTTACTGAGGTACTGGGATTATCACTAAACTTTGGTTGAGCTTTAGGTATTTTAACATCTTCTTGTTGCAAGTCAAACATAACTGGAGGATGCTGAAATTTCTCACCTGGTTGAAGGCGTTTTTCATCGGTTGGGACTGTGGTCTTGCCCGAAAATGTATCTTCGATATTTACTTGTGGAGCCTCAGAAAGCTCTTGCATGAACGATTGTAAAGGGTCGctattcaaaaaacttgttgaaaaaagatcCTGCATAATGGACAAATTAGCACCGCTAGAGGAAGATGTCAATTGATCTGCAAATAAATTCTGTTGTGGTACCTGCAGTTGTTGcggttgttgttgctgttgttgttgttgttgctgttgttgttgttgttgctgttgttgttgtggAGTAAGCTTCTGCTGCTGAAAATATTGTTCTTGTAGCCGATCCTGAGGGAATGGCTGAAATGATTGTTGATGTGCAGTATTTGGGATAGTTCTATCTTGATATCGTTGCTGTATAGCTGGGTTGATATTTATACTCTGATCATTGTTGCTACTATTACTGTTAGGTCCTTCCATTTCGAAAGTGTTAGCGCCGACACGGTTATCAAATagcaaattgaagaattggtTATTTTGACCGTTGCCTCTTGTTCGAGGATCATAAGAGGGAAGCGTAGGGCTTGCCTGCTGCGTATGCATTTGTTGCTGCAATATAGGTTGCTGCAACGGTGCCCGCAGCTGTTGTGGAAATTGCACTTGTTGTGGTTGTTGTGGTTGCTGTGGTTGCTGTGGTTGCTGTGgttgttgaagaaaggGACGTAACTTCGATATGGGCATAACTGAAAGAGGGCTTCCAGAATTCTTTAGTGGATTCGCCATAGAAGGAGCATTCTGCGCAGAAATCGCCGCTTCATTGGGGTTATATGGCAATTgtttagaaaaagaattgtCTGTTGAGGAAGCCTGTTCCTTGTTTGCACGGATTAACctatttttcacctttGAGTGCCTCTTTTCATGTCTGATCAGTAAGTCTTTCCTTACAAATGTTTTATTACAAGGGGCATTTGTAGTAGGGAGTACGAAAGAACAAAcatatatttcttttggcCAATGATTTAGCTTGTGTCTTGATAAATGTTCTTGGCGtgaaaaagttttattGCATTCAGGATGGGGGCACCTAAATCTTTCGACGGAAGAAGAGCTTGAATTCGGTGAtaaatcattttcgttttccCTCTTCCGAAGCTTGCTAGAAAATTCTTTAGTATGCATTTTTGGCGATGTTGGTATGCTAATTTACACTCACTACTCTGTTGTTTATTTCGGTTAGAGCGAACATATTGGAcgaattttgaaatgtcAACATAGCTTCTgaaattattcaaagaagCTGTTCGcaacccaaaaaaaatgaaaaaaataaatgaaaaagggCAGAAcggaaaaacaaaacagaACTAACTACTTTTTTAACTACTTAGGATCCTTAAAAAGCCCTATAAATCAGTCCAGTGGAAAGATTTCGGCGAAATTGTATGTACTGTCCATCACATTGCCCCACTGAACCGTTCATAAAAGATTGCCTCTTATCTAAATTCCAGAAAAAAGTACAATAGCTTTGTTAGCGGGCATCGGCAATCATTATACTGGCAAAAGCGAATCATTAAATTGGAGAGTCCTTCAGAAGGTATTCAATGTTGCTGCTATACTTTCCATGAGAATTGTCTTCGTATAGAGATCTTCGTGAGCAACGGAATGCTCGCTGTTCCCAAACAAAGTAGTGATTGTTGGTTTAAGACTGGCAAGCAAAGCTTATATGCACTCATTGGGGTGTGGTATGCAACATCCATCAATTCTGTCGACAGATTCCACCGATCAATCCAGTACATTTTGTGTAGCTTGAGAACTTAATCTTCCACAATAGCTGTCGTCACCCTACAATATTTGAGCTTAGgaagaaattgttttttcaCAGTAGTGCCCTTGCATGTGGGTCATATCTCAATGTGAACACAGTTGATATCAATTGCTTTCTCCACGCTACTTCCTTTTGCTCCCTTAGTTAAGAGCGTAAATGAACTCTGCAGCGAAAATGCTACTACAATAAATACTACTGCGACTTCAACGCTTTTCATCTCACAGTCACGAAAATACCCTAACCCATTTAAAAGTACCTACCTAGTCATTAATTTATGCCACTGCCCAAACTTGTTTGAGTTACCCACgcgaaaaaaagattttattTATGCATAAACTTATCTCTTGTTGTGCAGGCGTTTTTTGACTTCGCAGGACCCTTTTTCGCCTGTACTGCGCGCTGCAGATGAATCCGCAGGATTCATCTGCAGGATAAGGGTTCATTCGAGATTATATAATTACGCATATTGTACTATTTCAAGTATGTTGCATAGATGAGTCAACtcgcaaaaaaaaaacccGCATTTCGTCGGTTCTGTGATAGTGCGATTGATATTGAGCGTGATGACTACACATAGATTAGGATTCTCAGACAGTTCATAGCAGCACATATGGAGCAATACGAAGGAATGCACATCTGAAAAGATGGAGGGAAAAACTTTGAAGCGCCCTTTGCATAGACTTCTATGCGGGAGGCAAGTCGGTATAATAATTCCGGACAGGAATCTGCTCAATAGGCCAAGAATATAGAACAAAAAACCTCTGTCAGAAACTTAGCCCGTTCTTATGTAGAAAGTAGGGAGTTTCTTGCTGCGTATAAGAACCTAATGTAGTGCACGTGAAGTAAGAAACGGTGGACGGACCCCATAAATAATGAGACAAAAGTGATGTTGCGAGGGACGAGACACCTCATAAGACCAATCACCATCTTCTAgcataaagaaaagaggtAACAGTCTCTATCACctgaaaaatcttgaaaaggtCAATGGGTGGCATTGGTGAACAAGAATAAAATCATTGCTAAACAACGTGTGCGTTGATTTACAGTCGGTTAGAACACGTTTTGCCCGGAATGGTCGCTTCTCCAAAACGTCATGCATATTAATCAACCTCATACGTATACACTCCATGATTTTGTGAAGCATTGTTGTATAAATACAGGTGAATTAACTATTATGAATTATCTTGAAACCTAAGGTAGATGGTTCACATACCTAACGCCACTCCTTCGTACTGACTAGACGTATTTACGTATAAAGCGTCGTCACTACGGTTTGGATCCTTGtcattgaaatatttgcCCATATGCATCGATAGCCATACCAGGAAGTTTTCAGTTTGTTTAATTAGAAGCTGACAACTTTGTAAATCCATCGTTGTGGACGATATTAACTCTGGTAGGACACTTATCAATCTTAGCAAATGGATGGGTCCATAAACTTTAATAGGTATCAATTGGCTCTGGTCTTTTGCTGACTTTTTCAGAAGTTCGTCATATTGCAACCGTTCTAATCTATATAAAAGCATATTCCCTAGGCTTCTATCAAAATACAGCTTGAGGCCGGCACAATACTCGCTCAACTGCGATTGCGACCCTGGCGACTCCAGTTCTTGGCTTACTTCATGCTCGTATTTGTTTAATAACTGTTCAACAGATACATCAGCAGGTAATctgcaaatttttttatccttcGTCACGTATTCCCAATCGTCAACCAACACACTCTTCAACTTTATGGGAATCTGTAAGGAAATCTTGGGCGTAGGATAGCCAGCTATGTGATGCAAAATATTCGGTgacattgaagaagatcGTCTACGATCATCATTGCCATTTAGATCTGAGGAAGAGCGCAAAGAACTGCCTGGATGGAGGGAATTAGCGGAACTTCTCCCGCTTTTCCTTCCACTCACGGAAGATGCTAAAGAACCTTGTGACGCACTCTTGCTTATACCAGCATTCAAACGGCCATCACCCTTTCTCTTGCCACCATTACTGGAACCACCCAAACTGGtagaaaatttcttctttttctgctgCTCCAGAAGCGATTTCTTGGCCTCTTTGGCTTCGTTGGCCAGCCTCTTCTTCATGGCGATATTCTCCTCGTTATAAGCCCGTATTCTATCATATCCAACCCACTCGTCCCAACTGGACTTCCAA
Proteins encoded in this window:
- the AGC1 gene encoding citrin (similar to Saccharomyces cerevisiae AGC1 (YPR021C); ancestral locus Anc_8.129), whose protein sequence is MEQVNSNSGKKKQQLEVFRYFASVLTKEGTPICISNDNMPTSNSDNSKASNRKSNMGKVTGELILTYDDFIELISSSKTIYPKFTDHSFNLNQIPKNAFGCIFFAIDEQNKGYLTLNDWFYFNNLLEYDNYHLIILYEFFRKFDVENIKAKQKKELGSSSFSLKAADDRIKSINYGNKFLSFDELLLNLDQFKETIRLLHESVDDDFVKDNKLLLDWHNFQFLKFYKCYHEDEAFLSLNSLVTILQNDLKNEKIFIGFDRLAQMDSQGHRLALSKNQLIYLLRLFYSHRVSADIFSSLNLSNTELLKSDNNSIPYNVFKDVFYLFQNFDLLNQLLHKYVTENNLTEQEIKEQIITKNDFMTVLNVQYNKVNNIVEFSPSQINLLFSIVANSKENRRLRKRNKDRDSELLKDHHYDSEIDFFIHNEYLHGISKSKKNLQSFNDYYHDMSDGFDQDSGIKKASKASTGLFESMFGGKNDKATMLSDLTIEDFMKILNPNYLNDLVHHMELQKNQNESLYINYYFYPIFDSLYNFSLGSIAGCIGATVVYPIDFIKTRMQAQRSLAQFKNSIDCLLKIVSREGIKGLYSGLGPQLIGVAPEKAIKLTVNDFMRNRLTDKNGKLSLLPEIISGASAGACQVIFTNPLEIVKIRLQVQSDYVGENIQRANETATQIVKRLGLKGLYNGVAACLMRDVPFSAIYFPTYAHLKKDLFNFDPNDKTKRSRLKTWELLTAGAIAGMPAAFLTTPFDVIKTRLQIDPRKGETKYNGIFHAIRTILREESFRSFFKGGGARVLRSSPQFGFTLAAYELFKSFIPSPDNKMNNKGNCKRFCIGDDTGNEKTVADNKNELTRQNIYSEDGKHANYYYKSCQIAKTFIDLDNNFSKFDPSVYKKFQEHLRGINE
- the SDD4 gene encoding Sdd4p (similar to Saccharomyces cerevisiae YPR022C; ancestral locus Anc_8.130), translated to MHTKEFSSKLRKRENENDLSPNSSSSSVERFRCPHPECNKTFSRQEHLSRHKLNHWPKEIYVCSFVLPTTNAPCNKTFVRKDLLIRHEKRHSKVKNRLIRANKEQASSTDNSFSKQLPYNPNEAAISAQNAPSMANPLKNSGSPLSVMPISKLRPFLQQPQQPQQPQQPQQPQQVQFPQQLRAPLQQPILQQQMHTQQASPTLPSYDPRTRGNGQNNQFFNLLFDNRVGANTFEMEGPNSNSSNNDQSININPAIQQRYQDRTIPNTAHQQSFQPFPQDRLQEQYFQQQKLTPQQQQQQQQQQQQQQQQQQQPQQLQVPQQNLFADQLTSSSSGANLSIMQDLFSTSFLNSDPLQSFMQELSEAPQVNIEDTFSGKTTVPTDEKRLQPGEKFQHPPVMFDLQQEDVKIPKAQPKFSDNPSTSVKDNISSQKLNINKLKRTSSKDSGVARNSSLNYKEQLRHSMKSVPSFFHPHPTTKYKICKEKCQEMFAFVPELRYVSIDAIHKSLKSFWLNFHPQYGLLHKPSFHVDKQPAILNLALIMTGASFLGSEYREQISDPICGPLRWIIFSHADFQPPSKTYIIQSLLLVEGYEKTSTNRYLHERSFLHHGTTIQLLRRTPSLGGHPLMVKTGKTSGESPIQDPQEVYKRWIDFEMLKRIAFYAFYMDTTHAVVFGYWNLFINSNQIQLTLPCPDQVWESYDLSYETLMEHGYGSTKRDENNTFLSALMQLMKNVVQILHNNNIQKNKVNNGGKESSQIGLEDTTNWNIQSLFGKKILLAGIISILFQCQEEVNGDYFITNFRGGITDHLGLSWKDILSFAMNYWLHEVQKSCTDPKACRINTPPEEASRNDESKQDNGDEADDDDLDLLSSDNPSNCKIPVIHISQIVLRILHHDYYIYAGAPWRMNVPIGRDEYDMISRRILQFAKDPYNGGVAVIYAFQFLFEMFIIKENSFPVVVRNYNVNSDPVFTRPYAIALTSLLIWSCNFALHGCEVSIWNNVDASNKECSQSKDSNNKSKISPGGDNGSAIAKNNLKKKENYLPMESFEVYLLRMYQNLYVDSSLDVLSFQNEIWAKASMLQQISNTHFLCGMMQFMRDTFSKSYWDLGREFGRLFDNCLERSLGKTSPTCHNMFDV
- the EAF3 gene encoding Eaf3p (similar to Saccharomyces cerevisiae EAF3 (YPR023C); ancestral locus Anc_8.131), translated to MVDLEQEFSLGGRCLAFHGPLMYEAKILKIWDPSSKTYTDIPNDKPGVNLQTAKEMQPQKLGEDESIPEEIINGKCFFIHYQGWKSSWDEWVGYDRIRAYNEENIAMKKRLANEAKEAKKSLLEQQKKKKFSTSLGGSSNGGKRKGDGRLNAGISKSASQGSLASSVSGRKSGRSSANSLHPGSSLRSSSDLNGNDDRRRSSSMSPNILHHIAGYPTPKISLQIPIKLKSVLVDDWEYVTKDKKICRLPADVSVEQLLNKYEHEVSQELESPGSQSQLSEYCAGLKLYFDRSLGNMLLYRLERLQYDELLKKSAKDQSQLIPIKVYGPIHLLRLISVLPELISSTTMDLQSCQLLIKQTENFLVWLSMHMGKYFNDKDPNRSDDALYVNTSSQYEGVALGM